Proteins from one Oscillatoria nigro-viridis PCC 7112 genomic window:
- a CDS encoding DUF6464 family protein encodes MLTALLIIFIGLAPSLLSLWVMRWQSSQARDRIAAARLAVANRPMRTQLPTADRTYIQSLGYSIGDITCEYNARSNYIRCAVNPSGPCQDCRYYQAKTLDVRDQKI; translated from the coding sequence GTGCTAACTGCTCTCCTGATTATTTTCATAGGTTTAGCTCCGTCGCTGCTGTCTTTGTGGGTGATGCGCTGGCAATCGAGCCAAGCCCGCGACAGAATTGCAGCGGCCAGACTTGCGGTAGCGAATAGACCCATGCGAACTCAACTACCAACTGCCGATCGCACTTACATACAAAGCCTCGGTTATTCGATCGGCGATATCACTTGCGAGTATAACGCCCGCTCTAATTACATTCGCTGCGCTGTCAATCCTTCTGGGCCCTGTCAAGATTGTCGGTACTACCAAGCCAAAACTCTTGACGTTCGAGATCAAAAGATATAG
- a CDS encoding DUF4347 domain-containing protein — MQSICNKPIFITPKICDSTARIAGTKSRKTATYHHKKQIKQVKTEECFLSQKQRGGTRIGHPRREFLQATVGANPPWLPPRTLKNVLFLDARVENCDSLARGATADTEVFVLDSTRDGVEQITRILANCSDLDSLQIVSHGREALVQLGSIELCNDNLQTYSHLLQQWGKALSETGDILLFGCSIAAGESGEAFVRRLSLMVGADIAASDNLTGSAALGGDWQLKFAIGEIKARIAIEKEVLEAYPYALGTLVNETFKNSTVRGPWIYGGNNGALFDPSSGVPAAEQLIPGITGGTVSGVLPALGGATPGDGALLLTPAVNLREAFVIYNNPIPSTDGLRVQFDFYSYGSSQQSNAPQPFISPQPGDGLGFFLIDGTVSPTRTGGYGGSVAYAPRTGIPGIEGGYLGIGLDEFGNFSTSTEGRSGPEPPPIPGSSIGSFRPDSVTVRGNQANGYQFLTNAIVPFGIDNIPTSIDFSGPAPGNNFNFSNTFTSDRNLAKRSVQITLNPSNDPVEPSRLTVAFDENFDGIYETTLIDIPNLATENGPVPPIFKFGFGSSTGDANNIHELQNLVVETINPPTLAAEVATIKSGPQFVKPGSSITYTITTVNRGPAPATNVLIQDEIPFELLLPGGLPPDLIASNNGTYVNQTKAVTWPLIPVLNAGETLTYTLTIDLPPGLTSGSSFANVAFSTSSTFDPDLSNNSGVVAPGQIEGPGVVSTTVVDTVADLVTAKSGPVTTSAGSSVAYTLTTTNMGPDPAADVTITDSIIPGLTGVSLSDGGSYDPVSGIVTFPALTALANGATATRTVSFTAPATRTAISNTARSSAATFDPILTNNNGQATNKDGTPTNSTVTTSIAPNADLATTKTGSTSATPGSSVSYTIATVNLGPSPAEAVTITDSIVPGLSGVTASNGGVYDPVTGIVTFAPVAIANAETVTRTIGFTVPPTVTSISNTARSTSITPDSSPANNNGTNPNATVITSIDAVADVVTQKTAPASIKVGDTLLYTITTTNLGPSPATNVVITDSLVPGLTNVSVSNGGTYNPATGAIEFPAIPTLASGSSVTRRLIFVPPPTLTSITNIVLSRSDTFDPDLTNNNGSTVAVPGQAGGRVITSINAVADLVTSKSGLTSAPAGSSVTYTITTTNNGPSAAENVVITDSIIPGLTGVSASDNGTYDPVTGVVTFPTIPSLTSGNNINREVTLVVPATGTISNTSQSRSSTFDPKPSNNNGSESRATVTTAILSAQPTPNQPPSAYSSNAALAPNSVVQISGLGGRDSDGTVVTFTISTLPPPNQGVLFLGDPATGGVAVTPGQTLTPEQMTQLFFQSAGNFTGANFTYSSNDNLGGSSPAATVSLVSLAFNYPPVPTNFSKTLAPNSTVNLTGLTAKDPDDSIEFFTINTLPAANQGVLFLGDPSQGIRVTAGQRLSTTQISQLFFQATSEFAATNFTYSATDSRGAVSPASATASLLALLPPTDQPPVANNSSLAVLLGKTANIPGLGGTDPDGTVVAFTVNTLPPATEGTLFLGDPSQGVRVTAGQTLTAEQITQLFFQASGNFTGANFTYSAIDNLGVSSAAVATVSLIPLKEPIPTPTPAPIPVPTPAPIPPTPAPTPTPTPTPTPPTPEPTPTPTPAPIPAPEPTPTPTPAPIPAPEPTPTPTPAPIPDPEPTPTPTPAPIPAPEPTPTPTPTPAPIPAPEPTPTPTPTPAPIPAPEPTPPTPPTPPTPPTPTPTPTPTPPTPTPTPAPTPTPRFNPVPEPDTGCGCQPLPQQPGIALIPPQPQPLLNFDSNAAQLTDIQNTILGTEANDSLTGNQTNQLFLSRRGDDTVLGEAGSDIIYGEQQPDYIAAGKGNDIVYSGKDRDVVFGGKAGDRIFGDRNGDTLYGDRGGRHHSRRQRQQHRLDRSRRRLDFRR; from the coding sequence ATGCAAAGCATCTGCAACAAACCAATTTTTATCACCCCAAAAATATGTGACTCCACCGCAAGGATTGCTGGCACAAAGTCCCGAAAAACAGCTACTTATCATCATAAAAAACAAATAAAACAAGTAAAAACAGAGGAGTGTTTCCTGTCCCAGAAACAGCGTGGCGGCACGAGAATTGGGCATCCCCGCAGAGAATTTTTGCAAGCAACTGTAGGGGCAAACCCCCCGTGGTTGCCCCCTCGGACTTTAAAAAATGTACTGTTCCTCGATGCCAGAGTAGAGAACTGCGACAGCTTGGCAAGAGGAGCAACAGCCGATACAGAGGTATTTGTACTGGACTCGACGCGGGATGGAGTCGAGCAAATTACTAGAATTTTGGCTAATTGCAGCGATTTAGACAGCCTTCAGATAGTTTCTCACGGTCGAGAAGCTCTGGTGCAGCTAGGGTCGATCGAACTCTGCAACGACAACTTACAAACCTACAGCCATTTGTTACAGCAGTGGGGAAAAGCCCTCAGCGAGACAGGAGATATCTTGTTATTCGGGTGCAGCATCGCAGCGGGGGAAAGCGGCGAGGCCTTCGTGCGGCGGCTGAGCTTGATGGTCGGTGCAGATATTGCAGCTTCCGACAACTTGACGGGGAGTGCGGCACTCGGCGGCGACTGGCAATTAAAATTTGCGATCGGGGAAATAAAGGCGAGAATCGCCATTGAAAAAGAAGTGCTCGAAGCCTACCCTTACGCCCTCGGCACATTAGTTAACGAAACTTTCAAAAACTCCACAGTTAGGGGGCCTTGGATTTACGGGGGAAACAACGGGGCACTGTTCGATCCCAGCAGCGGGGTTCCAGCAGCCGAGCAACTTATCCCCGGCATTACCGGAGGCACAGTATCCGGGGTACTTCCGGCTTTGGGCGGTGCAACTCCCGGCGATGGCGCTCTGCTATTAACTCCAGCAGTAAACCTTCGGGAAGCCTTTGTCATCTACAACAACCCCATTCCTTCAACCGACGGTCTCAGAGTCCAGTTTGATTTTTATTCTTACGGTTCAAGCCAGCAATCTAATGCTCCGCAACCATTTATTAGCCCTCAGCCAGGGGACGGGCTGGGTTTCTTCTTGATTGACGGCACTGTTAGCCCAACAAGGACTGGGGGTTATGGCGGTTCTGTGGCTTACGCTCCACGAACGGGTATACCCGGTATTGAGGGAGGTTATTTAGGCATTGGGCTTGACGAGTTTGGCAATTTTTCAACATCCACAGAAGGGCGCTCTGGCCCTGAGCCACCTCCGATTCCCGGCTCCTCTATTGGTTCTTTCAGACCTGATTCAGTAACTGTTAGAGGAAATCAAGCAAACGGTTATCAGTTTTTAACAAATGCGATCGTTCCCTTCGGCATCGATAACATTCCTACGAGCATTGACTTTAGCGGCCCTGCACCGGGCAACAATTTTAACTTCAGCAATACGTTCACGAGCGATCGCAATTTAGCCAAAAGATCCGTTCAAATTACGCTGAATCCATCTAACGATCCGGTGGAACCCTCTCGCCTCACCGTCGCCTTCGATGAAAATTTCGACGGCATCTACGAAACTACATTGATCGACATCCCCAACTTAGCAACCGAAAACGGCCCAGTACCGCCAATTTTCAAATTTGGTTTTGGCAGTTCCACAGGAGACGCCAACAACATTCACGAACTTCAAAACCTGGTAGTTGAAACTATCAATCCTCCCACTCTCGCCGCAGAGGTTGCCACTATTAAGAGCGGCCCGCAGTTCGTCAAGCCCGGAAGCAGCATTACCTACACGATTACTACTGTAAACAGGGGGCCAGCGCCCGCTACAAATGTCCTGATTCAAGACGAAATACCTTTTGAACTGCTGCTTCCGGGCGGATTGCCGCCGGATCTGATTGCCTCCAACAACGGCACTTACGTGAACCAAACCAAGGCAGTCACCTGGCCGTTAATTCCCGTTCTCAATGCCGGCGAGACTCTCACTTACACCCTGACTATTGATTTGCCGCCCGGTTTAACCAGCGGTAGCAGTTTTGCCAACGTTGCATTCAGCACTAGCTCGACTTTCGACCCCGACCTCAGCAACAACAGCGGTGTAGTCGCGCCAGGGCAAATCGAGGGGCCTGGTGTAGTGTCTACCACAGTTGTCGATACAGTCGCGGATTTAGTTACTGCCAAAAGTGGCCCTGTGACTACCTCGGCCGGGTCAAGCGTCGCCTACACACTGACTACGACTAACATGGGCCCAGACCCCGCTGCCGATGTGACCATCACTGACAGCATTATTCCGGGTTTAACAGGAGTCAGCCTATCGGACGGGGGGAGTTACGACCCTGTTTCGGGCATTGTCACCTTCCCGGCACTGACCGCGCTGGCAAATGGGGCTACTGCGACCCGCACCGTCAGTTTCACTGCCCCAGCCACCCGTACCGCGATCAGCAACACGGCCCGGAGTAGCGCGGCGACTTTCGATCCGATCCTCACTAACAACAACGGCCAGGCGACCAACAAAGACGGCACTCCCACTAACTCTACGGTTACGACAAGTATTGCGCCCAACGCCGACCTCGCAACCACGAAAACGGGATCGACGAGTGCTACGCCCGGTAGTTCGGTCAGCTATACGATCGCCACAGTCAACTTAGGGCCGAGTCCTGCAGAAGCTGTAACCATTACTGACAGCATAGTTCCCGGGTTAAGCGGAGTCACGGCATCTAACGGCGGCGTTTACGATCCAGTGACAGGCATTGTCACCTTCGCGCCCGTGGCAATCGCCAATGCGGAGACAGTTACCCGGACGATCGGCTTCACAGTACCGCCCACCGTAACTTCCATCAGCAACACGGCAAGAAGTACCTCCATCACGCCCGACTCCAGTCCGGCCAACAACAACGGTACAAACCCCAACGCCACCGTCATTACCTCGATCGATGCTGTGGCCGATGTTGTCACCCAAAAAACGGCTCCGGCCAGCATCAAGGTGGGCGACACGCTACTTTATACAATCACTACTACCAACTTAGGGCCGAGTCCCGCGACCAACGTAGTCATCACCGACAGCTTGGTTCCCGGCTTAACTAATGTCAGCGTGTCGAATGGCGGAACCTACAATCCTGCCACAGGGGCGATCGAGTTCCCAGCGATCCCGACTTTAGCCAGCGGCAGCAGCGTCACCCGCAGGCTGATTTTTGTACCGCCGCCTACCCTGACAAGCATCACCAACATTGTATTGAGCCGATCGGACACTTTTGACCCGGACTTGACGAATAACAACGGCTCGACAGTCGCAGTCCCCGGTCAGGCGGGGGGTCGAGTCATTACCTCGATCAATGCTGTAGCCGACCTGGTTACGTCCAAGAGCGGTCTCACATCTGCTCCGGCTGGTAGTTCCGTGACTTATACTATAACTACCACAAACAATGGGCCGAGTGCTGCTGAAAACGTAGTGATTACAGACAGCATCATTCCCGGTTTAACGGGAGTCAGCGCATCCGATAACGGCACTTACGACCCAGTGACAGGGGTTGTCACCTTCCCAACAATTCCCAGCTTGACTAGCGGCAACAACATCAACCGCGAGGTAACTTTAGTCGTTCCAGCGACGGGTACTATTAGCAATACTTCCCAGAGCCGATCGAGCACTTTTGACCCAAAACCCAGCAATAACAACGGTTCCGAGTCCAGAGCCACTGTCACCACCGCCATTTTAAGCGCGCAGCCCACACCCAACCAACCTCCATCAGCCTACAGCAGCAACGCTGCGCTAGCACCCAACAGCGTTGTCCAAATTAGCGGACTCGGAGGCAGAGACTCAGACGGTACAGTCGTTACATTCACCATCAGCACCCTGCCGCCGCCAAATCAAGGCGTCCTGTTCTTGGGCGACCCCGCAACGGGGGGAGTCGCCGTCACGCCAGGTCAAACCCTGACACCCGAGCAAATGACGCAGTTATTCTTCCAGTCGGCCGGCAATTTCACAGGAGCTAATTTTACCTACAGCAGCAACGACAATCTCGGTGGCAGCAGTCCTGCCGCCACCGTTTCTCTGGTGTCGCTGGCGTTCAACTACCCGCCGGTACCCACAAACTTCAGCAAGACACTGGCGCCAAACAGCACCGTCAACCTCACAGGGCTGACGGCAAAAGACCCCGACGACTCGATCGAATTCTTCACTATCAACACCCTGCCGGCGGCAAATCAAGGCGTCCTGTTCTTGGGCGACCCAAGCCAGGGAATCCGGGTCACGGCAGGCCAAAGACTGAGCACAACTCAAATCAGCCAGTTATTCTTCCAAGCAACCAGCGAATTCGCCGCCACCAACTTTACCTACAGCGCCACAGACAGCCGCGGCGCCGTCAGTCCAGCCTCCGCTACAGCCTCCCTGCTAGCACTCTTACCTCCGACCGACCAGCCACCCGTCGCCAACAATTCCAGCCTAGCTGTGTTGCTGGGAAAAACCGCGAACATCCCCGGACTCGGAGGAACCGACCCCGACGGCACGGTGGTTGCCTTTACCGTAAACACATTGCCACCAGCCACTGAAGGCACGCTGTTCTTGGGCGACCCCAGCCAGGGAGTGCGAGTCACTGCAGGCCAAACCCTTACAGCCGAGCAAATTACCCAGTTGTTCTTCCAGGCGTCCGGCAATTTCACAGGGGCAAACTTCACCTACAGCGCTATAGATAACCTGGGCGTCAGCAGTGCGGCAGTCGCCACTGTCTCTCTCATTCCCCTTAAGGAACCGATACCGACGCCGACACCCGCGCCGATACCCGTGCCGACACCCGCGCCGATACCACCAACACCGGCACCAACTCCAACTCCAACACCAACGCCAACACCACCAACACCGGAACCAACACCAACACCCACACCCGCGCCGATACCAGCCCCGGAACCCACACCAACACCCACACCCGCGCCGATACCAGCCCCGGAACCCACACCAACACCCACACCCGCGCCGATACCAGACCCGGAACCCACACCAACACCCACACCCGCGCCGATACCAGCCCCGGAACCCACACCAACACCCACACCCACACCCGCGCCGATACCAGCCCCGGAACCCACACCAACACCAACACCCACACCCGCGCCGATACCAGCCCCGGAACCAACACCACCAACACCACCAACACCACCAACACCACCAACACCCACACCCACACCCACACCAACACCACCAACACCCACACCAACACCCGCGCCCACACCAACCCCCAGATTCAACCCAGTACCCGAACCCGATACCGGTTGCGGTTGTCAACCACTGCCCCAGCAGCCTGGGATCGCATTGATCCCCCCCCAGCCACAGCCCCTACTCAACTTCGACTCCAACGCCGCCCAACTCACCGACATCCAAAACACAATTCTCGGAACCGAGGCCAACGATTCCTTAACAGGAAACCAAACCAACCAACTGTTTCTCTCCCGACGCGGCGACGACACAGTGTTAGGCGAAGCAGGCAGCGATATCATATACGGCGAACAACAGCCAGATTACATAGCAGCCGGTAAGGGCAACGACATCGTTTACTCAGGCAAAGATCGCGATGTCGTATTCGGCGGCAAAGCAGGCGATCGCATTTTTGGCGATCGCAATGGAGACACCTTGTACGGCGATCGCGGTGGTCGACACCATAGTCGGCGACAACGGCAACAACATCGACTTGACCGGTCACGACGGCGACTTGATTTTCGGCGGTGA
- a CDS encoding calcium-binding protein has product METPCTAIAVVDTIVGDNGNNIDLTGHDGDLIFGGDSGDAIAGNQGSDTVYSGKAGDIAYGGKQDDLIWGDKGPDTLTGDSGNDSVFGGVHNSLDSDPDGFDLLTGGNGNDLLNGQEQDDTLIGGSGRDVVFGGKAGDRIFGETDSDTLYGNQGSDTIIGDYGTQPGSTVATDEGDLIFGNDTGDLIGGGSGNDSIFAGKANDLVYGGKDSDRIWGELGSDTIVGDEGDDSLYGGLQNQLVSDVDGRDLLFGGEGNDFQGGGESSDSLSGGLGNDTLRGGKDDDLVQGDAGNDLMYGDSGSDILCGDEGNDTIFGDRGENLRGAVGFGTQQDCINGGSGDDLLYGNEGQDTLNGDEGNDTLNGGKDRDILNGGVGDDWLFGDGGDDTLIGGMGNDRLVLSANGGLDTVLNFSVGSDKFVLAGGLSFDSLQIQSTANATLLQVAATGQVLAQVFGADNSLTSLDFLTLSS; this is encoded by the coding sequence ATGGAGACACCTTGTACGGCGATCGCGGTGGTCGACACCATAGTCGGCGACAACGGCAACAACATCGACTTGACCGGTCACGACGGCGACTTGATTTTCGGCGGTGATTCAGGCGATGCCATTGCAGGCAACCAAGGTTCCGACACCGTTTACTCCGGCAAAGCTGGCGACATCGCCTACGGTGGCAAACAAGACGACCTGATTTGGGGTGACAAAGGCCCAGACACCCTGACCGGCGACAGCGGAAACGATTCTGTGTTCGGCGGCGTTCACAACTCCCTCGATAGCGACCCCGACGGCTTCGATTTGCTGACAGGAGGCAATGGCAACGACTTACTTAACGGCCAAGAACAAGACGACACCTTGATTGGTGGCAGCGGACGGGATGTGGTGTTTGGAGGCAAAGCGGGCGATCGCATTTTTGGCGAAACTGACTCGGATACTCTCTACGGCAATCAAGGTTCCGACACCATCATCGGCGACTACGGCACTCAACCGGGCAGTACAGTTGCCACGGATGAAGGCGATTTAATTTTCGGCAACGACACCGGCGATCTCATCGGCGGTGGCAGCGGTAACGATAGCATTTTTGCCGGCAAAGCTAATGACTTAGTTTACGGTGGCAAAGACAGCGACAGGATTTGGGGCGAACTCGGTTCGGATACCATTGTCGGGGATGAGGGGGACGATTCGCTTTACGGTGGTTTGCAAAACCAGTTAGTGTCCGATGTGGATGGCCGCGACTTGCTATTTGGGGGAGAGGGGAATGATTTTCAGGGCGGGGGTGAGAGTTCCGATTCTCTCAGCGGGGGTTTGGGTAACGATACCCTTCGCGGTGGCAAGGATGACGACTTGGTACAGGGAGATGCGGGCAACGATTTGATGTACGGCGACTCGGGCAGCGATATTTTGTGCGGCGATGAGGGTAACGATACTATTTTTGGCGATCGCGGGGAAAATCTGCGAGGCGCTGTGGGTTTTGGCACTCAGCAAGACTGTATTAATGGTGGCAGCGGCGATGATTTGTTATACGGCAATGAGGGTCAAGATACTCTTAACGGCGATGAGGGTAATGACACCCTCAACGGCGGGAAAGATAGGGATATTCTCAACGGAGGTGTTGGGGATGACTGGCTGTTTGGCGATGGGGGAGATGATACTTTGATTGGGGGTATGGGGAACGATCGTTTGGTGTTAAGCGCTAATGGCGGTTTGGATACTGTGCTCAATTTTTCTGTAGGAAGTGATAAGTTTGTTCTGGCTGGTGGCTTGAGTTTTGACTCGTTGCAAATTCAGTCTACGGCGAATGCCACGCTGCTGCAAGTGGCGGCGACTGGTCAGGTTTTGGCTCAGGTTTTTGGGGCTGATAATTCTCTGACTTCTCTCGATTTTCTCACTCTTTCTTCTTGA